The Mixophyes fleayi isolate aMixFle1 chromosome 1, aMixFle1.hap1, whole genome shotgun sequence genome includes a region encoding these proteins:
- the MYORG gene encoding myogenesis-regulating glycosidase, whose product MYTFLPENITPVKQKVSKEQKPLIGAIFLGVILVIGAIISWCYYSISLRKADYLKTELLYLKKDGFIIHNHQGKVVFRMAFQSGVLNLDSCAKYGEILSCARSDKGQLNFFVQTIKKDKDTVMCYRVRWEEFVANTAIQHTMYWDNAYWYGGAEMGTQHWPIKLSGYQEPKPFITGDVYSFRDDFGGILESYWLSSNATAIKINASVPFHLGWNSTEKVFFFEARYKDSPYKPPPGKQPFPELSYRVCVGSDVTSIHKYMVRRYFNKPSRIPSERAFKYPIWSTWALYKTKIDQEKLLNFTESIKKYHFNYSHIEIDDMYTSYYGDFDFDPVKFPDATDMFKKLKEDGFKITLWIHPFVNYNSSNFGVGIERGLFVKEPSGRLPAMVQWWNGIGAILDFTNPSTKEWFQSNLRRLRAKYGISSFKFDAGETSYLPKQFSTFQSLSDPNMFSRRYTEMADQFYDLAELRVGYQSQNISCFFRIIDRDSVWGYELGLRSLIPTVLTISMLGYPFILPDMIGGNTMTTFTKDMKELYIRWLEVSAFMPSMQFSVPPWLFDKEVIEIAQKFTRIHESLVAPLLLELAGEVTDTGDPIIRPIWWISPNDEAAHKIDSQFLIGDTLMVAPVLEPGKQERDVYLPAGKWRSYKGELYQRTPILLTDYPVDLDEVAYFTWVS is encoded by the coding sequence ATGTACACCTTCCTGCCGGAGAACATCACCCCGGTCAAGCAGAAGGTCTCGAAGGAGCAGAAGCCGTTGATTGGTGCCATCTTCCTGGGAGTTATACTGGTCATCGGTGCCATCATTTCTTGGTGCTACTACTCCATCTCCCTCCGGAAAGCTGATTATCTGAAGACTGAGCTGCTGTATTTGAAGAAGGATGGATTCATTATACACAACCACCAGGGAAAAGTAGTCTTCAGGATGGCTTTTCAGTCCGGCGTCCTAAATTTAGATTCTTGCGCCAAGTATGGAGAAATTTTATCTTGTGCCAGATCAGACAAGGGACAACTTAATTTTTTTGTTCAGACAATCAAAAAGGATAAAGACACCGTCATGTGCTACCGGGTGCGTTGGGAGGAGTTTGTGGCCAATACGGCGATCCAGCACACCATGTATTGGGATAATGCTTACTGGTATGGTGGGGCCGAAATGGGAACACAGCACTGGCCGATTAAGCTGTCTGGATACCAAGAACCTAAACCCTTCATAACCGGTGATGTCTATTCATTTAGAGATGACTTTGGTGGAATTCTGGAAAGCTACTGGTTGTCATCCAACGCAACAGCTATTAAAATTAACGCCTCTGTTCCCTTCCATCTTGGGTGGAACAGTACTGAGAAGGTATTCTTCTTTGAAGCAAGATATAAAGATTCCCCGTACAAGCCCCCCCCTGGAAAGCAGCCCTTTCCCGAGCTAAGCTACAGAGTGTGTGTGGGTTCCGATGTGACCTCCATCCATAAGTACATGGTGAGGAGATACTTCAACAAACCCAGCAGGATACCTTCAGAACGTGCCTTCAAGTATCCAATTTGGTCAACGTGGGCTCTGTACAAAACGAAGATCGATCAGGAGAAGCTGCTGAATTTCACGGAAAGTATAAAGAAATACCATTTTAATTATAGTCATATAGAAATAGATGACATGTACACAAGTTATTATGGTGATTTTGACTTTGATCCAGTCAAGTTTCCTGACGCTACCGACATGTTCAAAAAGTTGAAGGAAGATGGGTTCAAAATAACGTTATGGATTCATCCTTTTGTCAACTACAACTCTTCCAACTTTGGAGTTGGCATAGAACGGGGTCTCTTTGTGAAGGAACCCAGTGGACGATTGCCTGCAATGGTTCAGTGGTGGAATGGGATTGGAGCTATCCTCGATTTTACTAACCCCAGCACAAAAGAATGGTTTCAGAGTAACCTGAGACGGCTTAGAGCAAAGTATGGCATTTCATCGTTTAAGTTTGATGCCGGGGAAACCAGTTATCTTCCAAAACAGTTCAGTACGTTTCAGTCGTTGTCGGATCCCAATATGTTCAGTAGGAGGTATACGGAAATGGCTGATCAGTTTTATGACCTTGCCGAGCTAAGAGTTGGTTATCAGTCTCAAAACATTTCGTGTTTTTTCAGAATCATAGACCGGGATTCGGTTTGGGGATATGAGCTGGGTTTAAGGTCTCTCATCCCTACAGTCCTCACCATCAGTATGCTTGGATATCCCTTTATCTTGCCGGATATGATTGGTGGGAACACCATGACTACCTTTACGAAAGATATGAAAGAGCTTTACATCCGGTGGTTGGAGGTCTCTGCCTTCATGCCCTCCATGCAGTTCTCTGTGCCACCCTGGCTCTTTGATAAGGAAGTGATTGAAATCGCTCAGAAGTTTACCCGAATCCACGAGTCCTTGGTGGCTCCTCTATTGCTGGAACTTGCTGGGGAAGTAACAGACACTGGAGATCCCATCATTCGACCCATCTGGTGGATCTCTCCGAACGATGAAGCTGCACATAAAATAGATTCTCAGTTCCTTATAGGAGACACGTTAATGGTGGCCCCTGTTCTGGAGCCCGGGAAACAGGAACGTGATGTCTACCTTCCTGCCGGCAAGTGGCGTAGCTACAAAGGAGAACTCTACCAAAGGACTCCCATACTCCTGACGGACTATCCAGTAGATTTGGATGAAGTGGCCTATTTCACTTGGGTGTCTtaa